One window from the genome of Verrucomicrobiia bacterium encodes:
- a CDS encoding tetratricopeptide repeat protein gives MFEFLRDPWSLFSNPLFWIFLPFQIWMLVDAVRRREWLWVGFIFFFSILSAVFYYLLVYRQQGPAGGGGGLRGFELPGAADRRRIRELQARIHNLDNARDHFDLGDVYFAQGKLARAEGCYRAALERDANDPDFKAHLGQCLLRLNRPAEAKPLLEAALAADPRHDYGHTAMALAEAQTALGDPEAAYQTWSRVLANHSYARAKVQFAELALRRGEETRARAELEEVVSDDEFAPKFQRQREKVWVNRARTLLRGL, from the coding sequence ATGTTTGAATTCCTGAGAGATCCATGGTCCCTGTTCAGCAATCCGCTCTTTTGGATCTTCCTGCCGTTCCAGATTTGGATGCTCGTGGATGCCGTGCGCCGCCGCGAATGGCTCTGGGTCGGCTTCATCTTTTTCTTCTCCATCCTGTCCGCGGTTTTCTATTACCTCCTGGTCTATCGCCAGCAGGGGCCCGCTGGCGGCGGCGGGGGATTGAGGGGGTTCGAGCTTCCGGGGGCCGCCGACCGCCGGCGGATCCGCGAACTGCAGGCGCGGATTCACAATCTCGACAATGCGCGCGACCATTTTGATCTTGGGGATGTGTACTTCGCCCAAGGCAAGCTTGCCCGTGCCGAGGGCTGCTACCGGGCCGCCCTGGAGCGCGACGCCAATGACCCCGACTTCAAGGCGCATCTCGGCCAGTGTTTGCTCCGGCTCAACCGTCCTGCAGAGGCCAAGCCGTTGCTGGAGGCCGCGCTGGCGGCGGATCCCCGGCACGACTACGGCCATACGGCCATGGCCCTGGCCGAGGCGCAGACCGCCCTCGGGGATCCGGAGGCGGCGTATCAGACCTGGAGTCGCGTGCTGGCGAATCACAGTTACGCCCGGGCCAAGGTGCAGTTTGCCGAGCTCGCCCTGCGACGCGGTGAGGAAACCCGGGCCCGTGCGGAACTGGAGGAGGTGGTCTCCGATGACGAGTTCGCCCCGAAGTTCCAGCGACAGCGGGAGAAGGTATGGGTGAA
- a CDS encoding PQQ-dependent sugar dehydrogenase, whose translation MFRIVVVFLTGCAGALWLGAQHAASSAAFASAASDARTFQLAPGLKLDVWAAEPQLSNSVAFSFDGKGRVFLAESDRWAISVFDITAHTNWLLEDMAFRNVADRAAFLTREFATNLSLLTRESEVVRVLEDRDGDGRADHSGVVARGFNSVVDGTAAGVLADRDRLYFASIPNLWLLHPIPRSSTEDWSLQTENLATGFGVHIGVSGHDLHGLIKGPDGRIYMSFGDRGACITNREGVVIHLPDTGGVLRCEPDGRNLEVFCFGLRNPQELAFDDLGNLWTVDNDTAGADPCRVLHLVEGGDYGWRTSYQHMEGFGPWVQEELWKGGRDGILPSAGMVSQGPSGLAFFPGTGLEDRFRQTFLHADFPGGIWAFTVRPEGASYVVDRKEKILWNCWPTDVDFGPDGALYVLDWVSGWGQTPRGRIYRITSDGSAGTPGSAALVESVRRLLAEGMGARETRELLGLLGHPDRRVRLEAQWELAARGTQALDGFVQKARGPGDRLGRLHALWGLGQILRTLPTSEGAAELAALLGLLKDSDEEIRAQAALVLLGEGRLMNAEAPVRELLSDASPRVRHLAVEAFTRRFRFPGYRPGSVRTHFSSAQRAAGAVAAGASGVVGATNAALLEERLGGTVTGRFPAMDLAILLERDGGDPFLQEAVVRFLAVTGPGMGTFSSQFSGSASVEGRLAVLLALRRLTNAALTNFLSDPDPRLVVAAGRAIHDVPIAEGFPALASFITKIDCPPSLHSRVINACFRLGTQQHAQMLAGFAAREDVPDGSRLLALQALGHWERPPPLDRVNGLWRPLVTLAANAASSDAPPAGATANPLLARAAQAQAARGLGRAAEVPVLPPDLGRSVSYEEAMALRRNPAPAQRAFLRVAGELLDPFALNEAGQPAGTREVLSLQVAVAEVAARLGVKEAGTPLFEKFRAADTPPELRVAILPALGALGSPLLPETVALALADADARVRAAALPWLDRVDVDGAASLLASLVPGRPGELALAQAALAQLGRHADRNAAAAAALLQWHPETGGRPLPGGLRLDLREALNRAGLPDAGDPGGRERELLEGGDAARGREVFRRNAKVQCLRCHVVGVEGGTLGPDLNGIGARLDRAALLESVVRPNARIAPGYETVVLTLRDGSTVAGLIRGESDDVLEVATTDPDTGDSGIRAVRKAEIADRQSGPSAMPEGLAEALTPFEVRDLVEFLAGLK comes from the coding sequence GTGTTTCGGATCGTTGTCGTTTTTCTGACCGGGTGTGCCGGCGCCCTGTGGTTGGGTGCGCAGCATGCGGCGTCGTCCGCGGCATTCGCCTCGGCAGCATCGGATGCGCGGACGTTTCAGCTGGCGCCGGGGCTGAAACTCGACGTCTGGGCCGCCGAGCCGCAGTTGAGCAACAGCGTGGCCTTCAGCTTCGATGGGAAGGGGAGGGTCTTTCTGGCAGAGTCCGACCGGTGGGCCATCAGCGTCTTTGACATCACGGCCCACACCAACTGGCTCCTGGAGGACATGGCCTTCCGCAACGTGGCGGATCGCGCCGCATTCCTCACCCGTGAGTTCGCCACCAATCTCAGCCTCCTCACCCGGGAGAGTGAGGTGGTACGTGTGCTGGAGGACCGCGATGGGGATGGACGCGCGGACCACTCCGGGGTGGTCGCCCGCGGGTTTAATTCCGTTGTGGACGGCACCGCCGCCGGTGTCCTGGCCGACCGGGACCGTCTCTACTTCGCCAGCATCCCCAACCTGTGGTTGCTTCATCCGATCCCGCGTTCCTCCACGGAAGACTGGAGTCTCCAAACGGAAAATCTTGCCACCGGCTTTGGCGTCCATATCGGGGTCTCCGGACACGATCTACACGGGCTGATCAAGGGGCCTGACGGCCGGATCTACATGAGTTTCGGGGATCGCGGGGCCTGCATCACGAACCGCGAGGGCGTTGTCATCCACCTGCCCGACACCGGCGGCGTGCTGCGCTGCGAGCCGGATGGGCGGAACCTCGAGGTGTTTTGTTTCGGCCTGCGCAATCCCCAGGAACTTGCCTTTGATGACCTGGGGAACCTTTGGACCGTGGACAATGACACTGCCGGGGCGGATCCCTGCCGTGTACTGCACCTGGTGGAGGGCGGGGACTATGGCTGGCGGACCAGCTATCAGCACATGGAGGGTTTCGGTCCCTGGGTGCAGGAGGAACTTTGGAAGGGCGGACGGGACGGCATTCTGCCGTCCGCGGGCATGGTCAGCCAGGGGCCCAGCGGACTCGCCTTTTTTCCGGGCACCGGACTGGAGGACCGGTTCCGGCAGACCTTTCTCCATGCGGATTTTCCTGGCGGTATCTGGGCGTTCACCGTGAGGCCGGAGGGCGCGAGCTACGTGGTGGATCGTAAGGAGAAAATCCTCTGGAACTGCTGGCCGACCGACGTGGATTTTGGCCCGGACGGCGCGTTATACGTTCTCGACTGGGTGAGCGGCTGGGGGCAGACCCCGAGGGGGCGGATCTACCGCATCACCTCTGATGGATCCGCCGGGACTCCGGGCAGTGCCGCCCTGGTTGAATCCGTGAGGCGCCTGCTTGCCGAGGGCATGGGCGCACGTGAGACGCGCGAACTGCTGGGACTGCTGGGGCATCCCGACCGTCGTGTCCGGCTGGAGGCCCAGTGGGAGTTGGCGGCGCGGGGGACCCAGGCGCTCGACGGTTTTGTGCAGAAGGCCCGTGGCCCGGGTGACCGGTTGGGCCGCCTTCACGCGCTTTGGGGTCTCGGCCAGATCCTCCGCACCCTGCCCACGTCCGAGGGCGCGGCGGAACTGGCGGCCCTGCTGGGCCTGCTGAAGGATTCCGACGAGGAGATCCGGGCGCAGGCCGCGCTGGTGCTTCTGGGCGAGGGCCGGCTGATGAATGCCGAAGCGCCGGTGAGGGAGCTTCTGTCGGACGCTTCACCGCGCGTGCGGCACCTTGCCGTCGAGGCCTTCACCCGGCGGTTTCGTTTTCCGGGGTACCGCCCGGGTTCCGTCCGAACCCATTTTTCGAGCGCACAGCGGGCCGCCGGAGCGGTCGCGGCGGGTGCGTCCGGGGTGGTGGGGGCCACCAACGCCGCGCTGCTGGAAGAGCGGCTCGGAGGGACGGTCACCGGGAGATTTCCCGCGATGGATCTGGCGATCCTGCTGGAGCGCGATGGCGGAGATCCGTTCCTTCAGGAAGCGGTCGTGCGTTTTCTCGCCGTGACGGGGCCCGGGATGGGGACATTCTCCAGCCAGTTTTCCGGTTCGGCATCGGTGGAGGGACGCCTCGCGGTGCTCCTGGCGCTCCGCCGGCTCACCAACGCGGCCCTCACGAACTTCCTCTCGGATCCGGACCCCCGGCTGGTCGTTGCTGCGGGACGGGCCATTCATGATGTGCCGATCGCTGAGGGTTTCCCGGCGCTGGCGTCCTTCATCACCAAGATTGATTGCCCGCCCTCCCTGCATTCCCGGGTCATCAATGCCTGCTTCCGTCTCGGCACGCAGCAGCATGCGCAGATGCTGGCGGGATTCGCGGCGCGCGAGGATGTGCCGGACGGGTCGCGGCTTCTGGCTTTGCAGGCCCTCGGCCATTGGGAACGGCCACCGCCGCTGGATCGCGTCAATGGCTTGTGGCGTCCGCTGGTGACCCTTGCCGCGAACGCCGCCTCTTCGGACGCGCCACCGGCCGGGGCCACGGCCAACCCGCTGCTGGCGCGTGCGGCCCAGGCCCAGGCTGCACGGGGGCTCGGGCGTGCCGCCGAGGTGCCCGTGCTGCCTCCCGATCTCGGACGGTCGGTGTCGTACGAGGAGGCGATGGCGCTGCGTCGCAATCCGGCCCCGGCTCAGCGGGCCTTTCTGCGTGTGGCCGGGGAGCTCTTGGATCCCTTCGCCCTGAATGAGGCCGGACAGCCCGCGGGCACGCGCGAAGTCCTCTCCCTGCAGGTGGCGGTCGCCGAGGTGGCGGCACGCCTGGGCGTCAAGGAGGCCGGCACCCCGTTGTTCGAAAAGTTCCGCGCCGCGGACACGCCGCCGGAATTGCGCGTGGCCATTCTCCCGGCCCTGGGTGCGCTGGGATCGCCCTTGCTGCCCGAGACGGTGGCCCTGGCGCTTGCCGATGCCGATGCCCGGGTGCGGGCCGCAGCGCTTCCCTGGCTGGATCGGGTGGATGTGGACGGCGCGGCGTCCCTGCTCGCGTCGTTGGTACCCGGGCGCCCCGGTGAACTGGCCCTCGCGCAGGCGGCGCTGGCACAACTGGGTCGGCATGCGGATCGCAACGCGGCCGCGGCAGCCGCACTGCTTCAATGGCACCCGGAAACCGGAGGACGTCCTCTGCCCGGTGGGCTTCGTCTGGATCTTCGGGAGGCCCTGAACCGGGCCGGTCTTCCGGATGCCGGCGATCCGGGCGGCCGGGAGCGGGAGTTGCTCGAGGGCGGGGACGCGGCGCGGGGGCGCGAGGTGTTTCGCCGCAACGCCAAGGTCCAGTGCCTGCGCTGCCACGTGGTTGGCGTGGAGGGCGGGACGCTCGGGCCGGACCTGAACGGCATCGGCGCGCGGCTCGATCGTGCGGCCCTGCTCGAGAGCGTGGTCCGTCCGAACGCCCGGATCGCCCCGGGATACGAGACCGTGGTGCTCACCCTCCGGGATGGCAGCACGGTGGCGGGGCTGATTCGGGGCGAGTCGGACGATGTCCTTGAAGTGGCGACGACCGATCCGGACACGGGCGATTCCGGAATTCGTGCCGTCCGGAAGGCGGAGATTGCGGACCGGCAGTCGGGTCCCAGCGCCATGCCGGAGGGACTTGCGGAGGCCCTCACCCCATTCGAAGTCCGCGATCTCGTTGAATTTCTTGCGGGTTTGAAATGA